From the Vibrio alginolyticus NBRC 15630 = ATCC 17749 genome, one window contains:
- the cadC gene encoding lysine decarboxylation/transport transcriptional activator CadC has translation MVGVYFQINDWVLSVDENKLYRQDREVTVEPRLINLLHFLAEHANEVFNREELIQYVWAGAIVTDQVVTQSIFELRKLLRDGREENTNYVITVPKRGYKLVANVVAMTHEEFVTSRQNEEIPPSVEESEEDCLPIAPAVTFPAGPLTRAVCEMSKEKKAPQSKNKISPWRLGIMNFIWISMLVVVMGVFTYKQSEVRITQAIDTHLIEFKFQDNFTSEGLSYDLADGFAQKLMSDIAQVSDYRVMLKKASFTSGIVPGKSVVVRVRENDGGSFLEVEYRNNSSEKVLFSRQYALTSSHLKPVLQQASLDLMQVLKVSDAKLKSTMLVAGMPMNPDALELFVQANHYLNVSDTKQFRQGIDLMENILEIEPDNAYVQAELLIAYHVQKALDFSQELKKGRMQQLSEALETNVKMMVGPIQPRIYEALALHETIIGDMALAKRHLGQALRLRDSVLSYVIRGKHAELDGDLDLASESYSEAFYIDTSVETYLLCENLVFPSNMKAIDYAMYRAVHPSVVRML, from the coding sequence ATGGTTGGAGTCTATTTTCAAATCAATGACTGGGTTTTGAGCGTTGATGAAAATAAGCTGTATCGACAAGATAGGGAAGTTACTGTTGAGCCACGCTTAATTAATCTTTTGCACTTCTTAGCGGAGCATGCGAATGAGGTGTTCAACCGCGAGGAATTGATTCAGTACGTTTGGGCTGGAGCGATTGTGACCGATCAAGTGGTGACTCAATCCATCTTTGAGTTGCGTAAGCTACTACGTGACGGTCGAGAGGAAAATACCAACTACGTTATCACGGTGCCCAAGCGTGGCTATAAGCTGGTAGCTAACGTGGTTGCTATGACGCATGAAGAGTTTGTCACAAGTCGGCAAAATGAAGAGATCCCACCTTCGGTTGAAGAATCGGAAGAGGATTGTCTACCTATAGCACCAGCCGTTACCTTTCCTGCCGGTCCTCTAACTCGCGCGGTCTGCGAGATGTCAAAAGAGAAAAAAGCCCCTCAGAGCAAAAACAAAATCAGTCCTTGGCGATTGGGAATTATGAACTTCATCTGGATCAGTATGTTGGTCGTAGTGATGGGCGTGTTTACCTACAAGCAATCGGAAGTGCGTATTACCCAAGCCATCGATACCCATCTGATTGAGTTCAAGTTTCAAGATAATTTTACGAGTGAAGGATTAAGCTACGATTTGGCAGACGGATTCGCCCAAAAGTTGATGTCCGACATTGCTCAAGTCAGTGATTACCGAGTCATGCTAAAGAAGGCGTCGTTTACTTCTGGCATTGTGCCTGGTAAATCGGTTGTGGTGAGAGTTCGTGAGAATGACGGTGGCAGCTTTTTAGAGGTGGAATATCGCAATAACTCATCTGAGAAAGTGTTGTTTAGTCGTCAATACGCGTTAACCAGTAGTCATTTAAAGCCAGTGCTTCAACAAGCGTCGTTGGATTTGATGCAAGTGCTGAAAGTGTCGGATGCCAAATTGAAATCTACGATGCTGGTGGCGGGAATGCCAATGAATCCCGACGCGTTGGAGTTGTTTGTTCAGGCTAACCATTACCTTAATGTCTCTGATACTAAACAATTCCGCCAAGGTATCGACTTGATGGAAAACATTTTAGAAATCGAGCCGGATAATGCTTACGTTCAAGCTGAGTTGTTGATTGCTTACCATGTACAAAAGGCACTTGATTTCTCACAGGAGTTGAAGAAAGGGCGAATGCAGCAGCTCAGTGAAGCACTAGAGACTAATGTGAAAATGATGGTGGGGCCAATTCAACCGCGAATTTATGAAGCTTTAGCACTGCACGAAACCATCATTGGTGACATGGCGTTAGCCAAGCGGCATCTCGGACAGGCATTGAGGTTACGTGATTCAGTGCTTTCCTATGTGATTCGCGGTAAGCACGCCGAATTGGATGGTGATCTGGATTTAGCCAGTGAGTCTTACAGTGAAGCTTTCTATATTGATACGTCGGTTGAGACGTACCTGCTGTGCGAAAACTTGGTCTTCCCAAGTAACATGAAGGCGATTGATTACGCCATGTATCGCGCCGTTCACCCTTCTGTCGTTCGAATGCTTTAA
- the zntR gene encoding Zn(2+)-responsive transcriptional regulator produces the protein MFQIGELAKRCGVTADTLRFYEKNALIKPAGRSESGYRLYDEENQKQVHFILKGKDLGLSLDEIKDLLEIKLEATEHSCAEVKAITSAKLELIDGKINELTKIRRALKKINDACCGHTDDDATHCSILAALE, from the coding sequence ATGTTTCAGATAGGTGAACTGGCAAAACGTTGTGGTGTGACTGCCGATACATTGCGTTTCTACGAGAAAAACGCGCTAATAAAACCCGCAGGGCGAAGTGAGTCAGGCTACCGCTTGTATGATGAAGAGAATCAAAAGCAGGTGCACTTTATCCTCAAAGGTAAAGATCTTGGCTTGAGTCTGGATGAAATTAAAGACTTGTTAGAAATTAAGTTAGAAGCGACAGAACACAGCTGTGCAGAGGTAAAAGCCATTACTTCTGCTAAGTTAGAGCTGATTGATGGAAAAATTAACGAGCTGACGAAAATTCGCCGAGCGTTAAAGAAGATTAATGATGCTTGTTGTGGTCATACAGACGATGACGCCACACATTGCTCTATCCTTGCAGCACTTGAGTAG
- the purH gene encoding bifunctional phosphoribosylaminoimidazolecarboxamide formyltransferase/IMP cyclohydrolase — MNNARPIRRALISVSDKTGIVEFAQALAERGVDILSTGGTARLLAEQGIAVTEVSDYTGFPEMMDGRVKTLHPKVHGGVLGRRGQDDVVMEKHGINPIDMVVVNLYPFAETVAKEGCTLADAVENIDIGGPTMVRSAAKNHKDVTIVVNAGDYGRVIAEMDENDKSLTLETRFDLAIAAFEHTAAYDGMIANYFGTMVPSYGENKEGDEESKFPRTFNQQFEKKQDMRYGENSHQAAAFYVEANPQEASVSTARQIQGKALSYNNIADTDAALECVKEFNEPACVIVKHANPCGVALGKDILEAYNRAYQTDPTSAFGGIIAFNQELDAETATAIVERQFVEVIIAPSVSAEAIEVVAAKKNVRLLECGEWTTKTTGFDVKRVNGGLLVQDRDQGMVSLDDLKVVSKRQPTEEELKDALFCWKVAKYVKSNAIVYSKSDMTIGVGAGQMSRVYSAKIAGIKAADEGLQVEGCVMASDAFFPFRDGIDAAAEAGIKCVIQPGGSMRDDEVIAAADEHGMAMIFTGMRHFRH; from the coding sequence ATGAATAACGCTCGTCCTATTCGCCGTGCGCTTATCAGCGTATCAGACAAAACAGGTATTGTTGAGTTTGCGCAAGCTCTTGCTGAGCGCGGTGTCGATATCCTATCTACTGGTGGTACAGCTCGCCTACTTGCCGAACAAGGCATCGCCGTAACCGAAGTCTCTGACTACACTGGTTTCCCAGAAATGATGGACGGCCGCGTTAAAACGCTTCACCCAAAAGTTCACGGTGGTGTGCTTGGTCGTCGTGGCCAAGATGATGTCGTGATGGAAAAGCACGGCATCAACCCTATCGATATGGTTGTCGTAAACCTATACCCATTCGCAGAAACCGTTGCCAAAGAAGGCTGTACACTAGCCGACGCGGTTGAAAACATCGATATCGGCGGCCCAACAATGGTTCGTTCTGCAGCGAAAAACCACAAAGACGTGACTATCGTTGTTAACGCAGGTGATTACGGCCGCGTAATTGCAGAGATGGACGAAAACGACAAATCTCTCACTCTCGAAACTCGCTTCGACCTTGCCATCGCTGCTTTTGAACACACTGCCGCTTACGATGGCATGATCGCAAACTACTTCGGCACTATGGTTCCATCTTACGGTGAGAACAAAGAAGGTGATGAAGAGAGCAAATTCCCTCGTACGTTCAACCAACAGTTCGAGAAGAAGCAAGACATGCGCTACGGTGAGAACAGCCACCAAGCAGCCGCATTCTACGTTGAAGCAAACCCACAAGAAGCATCCGTTTCTACTGCTCGCCAAATCCAAGGTAAAGCCCTTTCTTACAACAACATCGCAGACACGGACGCCGCACTTGAGTGTGTGAAAGAGTTCAACGAGCCAGCATGTGTAATCGTAAAACACGCAAACCCATGCGGTGTTGCTCTAGGTAAAGACATCCTAGAAGCGTACAACCGTGCTTACCAAACTGACCCAACATCTGCATTCGGCGGCATCATTGCATTCAACCAAGAACTGGATGCTGAAACAGCAACCGCTATTGTTGAGCGTCAATTCGTTGAAGTGATCATCGCACCTTCTGTTTCTGCTGAAGCGATTGAAGTGGTTGCCGCGAAGAAGAACGTACGTCTACTTGAGTGTGGCGAATGGACAACGAAGACAACTGGCTTTGACGTGAAACGCGTGAATGGCGGTCTACTGGTTCAAGACCGCGACCAAGGCATGGTAAGCCTAGACGACCTAAAAGTGGTTTCTAAGCGCCAGCCAACAGAAGAAGAGCTAAAAGATGCACTGTTCTGCTGGAAAGTAGCGAAATACGTGAAATCTAACGCGATCGTTTACTCGAAAAGCGACATGACTATCGGTGTAGGTGCTGGCCAAATGAGCCGCGTTTACTCTGCGAAAATCGCAGGCATCAAAGCTGCAGACGAAGGTCTACAGGTTGAAGGTTGTGTAATGGCATCAGATGCATTCTTCCCATTCCGTGACGGCATCGACGCGGCTGCAGAAGCGGGCATCAAGTGTGTTATCCAACCAGGTGGTTCTATGCGTGATGACGAAGTTATTGCAGCAGCAGACGAACACGGCATGGCGATGATCTTTACCGGTATGCGTCACTTCCGCCACTAA
- the purD gene encoding phosphoribosylamine--glycine ligase, giving the protein MRVLIIGSGGREHALGWKAAQNPNVETIFIAPGNAGTALEPKLENVNIDVEDITGLVAFAKEKAIELTIVGPEAPLVIGVVDAFREAGLPIFGPTQAAAQLEGSKAFTKDFLARHQIPTGAYANFTEIEPALAYVREQGAPIVVKADGLAAGKGVIVAMTLEEAEDAIKDMLAGNAFGDAGSRVVIEEFLDGEEASFIVMVDGENVLPMATSQDHKRVGDKDTGPNTGGMGAYSPAPVVTQEIHNRIMEEVIYPTVRGMASEGNPYTGFLYAGLMIDKDGTPKVIEYNCRFGDPETQPIMMRMESDLVDLCLAAIDEKLDQAESKWDPRASIGIVLAAGGYPAAYNKGDVISGLPQVEIEGEKVFHAGTDNKDGDIVTNGGRVLCATALGNSVSEAQQRAYELAKQIRWDGMFHRNDIGYRAIAREQEK; this is encoded by the coding sequence ATGCGAGTTTTAATCATTGGTTCAGGCGGTCGTGAACATGCGCTAGGCTGGAAAGCAGCGCAAAACCCAAATGTTGAGACTATTTTCATTGCTCCAGGCAACGCAGGTACAGCACTAGAGCCAAAACTAGAGAACGTAAACATCGATGTAGAAGACATCACTGGCCTTGTTGCTTTCGCCAAAGAGAAGGCGATTGAACTGACTATCGTTGGCCCAGAAGCACCATTGGTTATTGGTGTGGTTGATGCGTTCCGCGAAGCGGGCTTACCAATCTTTGGTCCTACCCAAGCCGCAGCGCAACTTGAAGGCTCTAAAGCGTTTACCAAAGACTTCCTTGCTCGTCACCAAATTCCAACGGGTGCCTACGCGAATTTCACTGAAATCGAGCCTGCACTGGCTTACGTGCGTGAGCAAGGTGCACCGATCGTGGTGAAAGCCGACGGCCTTGCAGCTGGTAAAGGCGTGATTGTGGCAATGACGCTAGAAGAAGCTGAGGACGCAATCAAAGACATGCTAGCAGGCAACGCATTTGGTGATGCTGGTAGTCGTGTCGTTATCGAAGAGTTCCTAGATGGTGAAGAAGCAAGCTTCATCGTGATGGTGGATGGTGAGAACGTTCTGCCAATGGCCACCAGCCAAGACCACAAACGCGTAGGCGACAAAGATACTGGTCCTAACACCGGTGGCATGGGAGCATACTCTCCAGCTCCAGTGGTAACACAGGAAATCCACAACCGCATCATGGAAGAAGTGATTTACCCAACAGTACGTGGCATGGCCTCTGAAGGTAACCCTTACACTGGTTTCCTATACGCGGGTCTGATGATCGACAAAGACGGCACTCCGAAAGTAATCGAGTACAACTGCCGCTTCGGTGATCCTGAGACACAACCTATCATGATGCGCATGGAATCGGATCTTGTTGATCTGTGCCTAGCGGCAATCGACGAGAAACTGGATCAAGCGGAATCGAAGTGGGATCCACGAGCATCGATTGGTATCGTGCTAGCAGCCGGTGGTTATCCAGCAGCGTACAACAAAGGCGACGTTATTTCGGGTCTGCCACAAGTTGAAATTGAAGGCGAGAAAGTCTTCCATGCTGGTACAGATAACAAAGATGGCGACATCGTGACAAACGGTGGTCGTGTTCTTTGTGCAACCGCACTTGGCAACAGTGTATCAGAAGCGCAGCAGCGTGCTTACGAGCTTGCAAAACAGATCCGTTGGGATGGCATGTTCCATCGCAACGACATCGGCTACCGTGCAATTGCACGTGAGCAAGAAAAATAA
- a CDS encoding DUF1481 domain-containing protein, producing MKKHLLTSLLLSSLTLFGCSSVETPNLEQFTHFSGGKVAGDASSLYWMTEKLTRVSTAADYVTMGDNGWFQSDYRWDEGELRELIRKGEQVDTKQELVPFQIHIRFNKDGEAVYQKYRVNRKVLPLQHDQLERYKAEANDVVASVKAQSRNNQSLIQGYWNGQSFETCKGKVFSTLEFNQTLPKFIIERLSSVDSYVAFVGKQSRNKAMVDELLMLNDDDFDCVSRPTLISE from the coding sequence ATGAAAAAACATCTACTCACTTCACTTCTCCTATCTAGCCTTACCCTTTTTGGCTGTTCGTCGGTTGAAACTCCTAATTTAGAACAATTCACGCATTTTTCTGGTGGTAAAGTTGCGGGAGATGCTAGCAGCTTGTACTGGATGACAGAGAAACTCACTCGTGTGAGTACGGCGGCTGATTATGTGACTATGGGGGACAATGGTTGGTTCCAGAGTGATTATCGCTGGGATGAAGGTGAGTTGCGAGAGTTGATTCGAAAAGGCGAGCAAGTTGATACCAAACAAGAGTTGGTGCCTTTTCAAATCCACATCCGTTTCAATAAAGATGGCGAAGCGGTTTACCAAAAATATCGTGTTAACCGTAAAGTCTTACCACTTCAGCATGACCAATTAGAGCGCTACAAAGCAGAAGCGAATGACGTAGTGGCATCGGTTAAGGCGCAGTCTCGTAACAATCAGAGCCTTATTCAAGGTTATTGGAATGGTCAATCGTTTGAAACCTGCAAAGGTAAGGTGTTCTCGACGCTCGAGTTTAATCAGACGTTGCCAAAATTTATTATCGAGCGTCTCTCATCGGTAGACAGTTATGTGGCTTTTGTCGGCAAGCAGTCACGAAACAAAGCAATGGTCGATGAACTGTTGATGCTCAATGACGATGACTTTGATTGTGTTTCTCGGCCAACGTTGATCTCTGAATAA
- the hupA gene encoding nucleoid-associated protein HU-alpha: MNKTQLIDFIAEKADLSKAQAKAALEATLDGVTGALKEGDQVQLIGFGTFKVNHRAARTGRNPKTGDEIQIAAANVPAFVAGKALKESVN, from the coding sequence ATGAACAAGACCCAATTAATCGACTTTATCGCAGAGAAAGCAGACCTATCAAAAGCACAAGCAAAAGCTGCTCTTGAAGCGACTCTTGATGGTGTAACTGGCGCACTTAAAGAGGGTGACCAAGTTCAACTAATTGGTTTTGGTACATTCAAAGTAAACCACCGCGCTGCACGTACTGGTCGTAACCCTAAGACTGGTGACGAGATTCAAATCGCAGCAGCTAACGTACCAGCATTCGTAGCAGGTAAAGCGCTGAAAGAATCAGTAAACTAA
- a CDS encoding hemolysin family protein produces the protein MLLLSIYISIAIGISFICSVLEAVLLSISPSYIAQLNQQGHPAAGQLAKLKSDIDRPLASILTLNTIAHTIGAATAGAQAAVVFGSEALGIFSAVLTLAILVLSEIVPKTIGATYWRQLAPTAAVALRWMVWALTPFVWFSEQITKRLARNHEAPKMRDELSAMAILARESGEFAEGESKILSNLLGIQDVPVTQVMTPRPVVFRVDATMTINEFLEKHKDTPFSRPLVYSEQKDNIIGFVHRLELFKLQQSGCGQKQLGAIMRPIQVVLNNTTLPKVFDQMMTHRLQLALVVDEYGTVLGLVTLEDIFEHLVGEEIIDEADKSTDMQELAYQRWESWKEMHGVIESRDDDEEDNEPEKQDKEPEAQEPPKSDSKES, from the coding sequence ATGCTGCTGTTATCCATTTATATCTCTATTGCAATCGGCATTTCGTTTATCTGTTCGGTGCTGGAGGCGGTACTGCTGAGTATCAGTCCGAGCTACATTGCGCAGCTCAATCAACAGGGGCATCCCGCAGCTGGGCAATTGGCTAAGCTGAAATCAGATATCGACCGACCACTGGCATCTATTCTGACTTTAAACACCATCGCTCACACGATCGGCGCGGCCACTGCTGGTGCACAAGCTGCGGTTGTATTTGGTAGCGAAGCATTAGGTATCTTTTCGGCAGTGCTGACATTGGCGATCTTAGTGCTTTCAGAAATCGTACCGAAGACGATTGGCGCGACCTACTGGCGCCAGTTGGCACCCACTGCCGCGGTCGCATTGCGTTGGATGGTATGGGCGCTTACACCCTTTGTTTGGTTCTCAGAGCAAATCACCAAGCGTCTTGCTCGTAACCACGAAGCTCCAAAGATGCGTGATGAGCTGTCTGCAATGGCGATTCTGGCACGTGAAAGCGGTGAATTTGCCGAGGGTGAATCAAAAATCTTAAGCAACTTGCTTGGCATCCAAGATGTACCCGTAACGCAGGTTATGACGCCACGACCAGTAGTATTCCGTGTCGATGCCACAATGACCATCAATGAGTTCCTAGAAAAACACAAAGATACGCCTTTCTCACGCCCACTGGTTTACAGCGAACAGAAAGATAACATCATTGGTTTTGTGCATCGCCTTGAGTTGTTCAAACTACAACAATCAGGTTGTGGACAGAAACAGTTGGGAGCAATCATGCGCCCAATTCAAGTGGTGCTAAACAATACCACTTTACCTAAAGTATTCGACCAGATGATGACTCATCGCTTACAGCTGGCACTTGTTGTTGATGAATACGGTACCGTGCTAGGTTTGGTAACGTTGGAAGATATTTTTGAACACCTCGTAGGCGAGGAGATCATCGACGAAGCAGATAAAAGCACTGACATGCAGGAGCTGGCTTACCAACGCTGGGAAAGCTGGAAAGAAATGCACGGCGTAATCGAAAGCCGCGATGACGATGAAGAAGATAATGAGCCGGAGAAGCAGGATAAAGAGCCAGAAGCTCAAGAGCCACCGAAATCCGACTCGAAAGAATCGTAA
- a CDS encoding YjaG family protein encodes MLKNPLQVRLEKLEPWQQITFMACLCERMYPNYAMFCENTEFADPRAYRAILDSVWEILTVKNAKINFERQLEKLEELFPSADEFDFYGVYPAMDACQGLSTLLHGLLDRDYLFDSMLKVSQQSVQTVADLEQAQGAEPITNDNQKENEAVCEEWDVQWAIFRPLREAVERDISLIKDLREELREEGVSNIGIAL; translated from the coding sequence ATGCTTAAGAATCCTCTTCAGGTTCGTTTAGAAAAACTAGAACCTTGGCAACAAATTACCTTTATGGCGTGTCTGTGTGAACGCATGTATCCAAACTATGCGATGTTTTGTGAGAATACAGAATTTGCTGACCCGCGTGCTTACCGAGCGATTCTTGATAGTGTATGGGAAATTTTGACAGTTAAGAACGCGAAAATTAACTTCGAACGTCAATTGGAGAAGTTAGAAGAGTTGTTCCCAAGTGCGGATGAGTTCGATTTTTACGGCGTTTACCCAGCGATGGACGCGTGTCAGGGTTTGTCTACGTTACTGCATGGTCTATTGGACCGCGACTACCTTTTCGATTCAATGCTTAAAGTGAGTCAACAGTCGGTACAAACCGTTGCTGATCTAGAGCAAGCACAAGGCGCAGAGCCAATCACTAACGACAACCAGAAAGAAAACGAAGCCGTATGTGAAGAGTGGGACGTCCAGTGGGCTATCTTCCGTCCGCTGCGTGAAGCGGTAGAACGTGACATCAGCTTGATTAAAGATTTGCGTGAAGAGCTACGTGAAGAAGGTGTGAGCAACATCGGTATTGCACTTTAA
- a CDS encoding D-2-hydroxyacid dehydrogenase: MPHSNQIFLLSEHRNTYKTLLAEKNLPDLCLTDQPEAAQIVLADPPLLSQSLDEFSQLEWVQSTFAGVNALTSPSLRQDYTLTNVRGIFGPLIAEYVLGYSIAHYRHFARYHQQQQNKQWQPHLYTSLKSKTMVILGTGSIGGYLGNAAKAMGIKTIGINRTGIPTPGGEFHQTFHINELSKAFEQADIVVNTLPSTPETRQLLNRQTLSQLNQALLFNVGRGDVLDEAGLLFALKNRWVEHAFLDVFEQEPLSVEHPFWKLPQVTITPHIAALSFPEQVIEIFADNYLRWRDGFSLNYQVDFEKGY, from the coding sequence ATGCCGCATTCAAATCAGATTTTCCTGCTCTCAGAGCATCGCAACACCTACAAAACGTTACTGGCAGAGAAAAATCTGCCCGATCTTTGTCTCACCGACCAACCAGAAGCCGCTCAGATCGTACTAGCGGATCCACCCTTACTATCACAAAGCTTAGACGAGTTTTCACAGCTTGAATGGGTACAATCCACGTTTGCTGGTGTCAACGCCTTAACATCCCCTAGCCTTCGTCAGGACTATACTCTAACTAACGTTCGAGGCATCTTTGGTCCACTGATTGCTGAATATGTTTTGGGTTACAGTATTGCCCATTACCGCCACTTTGCCCGATACCACCAGCAGCAACAAAACAAACAATGGCAGCCTCACCTGTACACGTCATTAAAAAGTAAAACCATGGTAATTCTTGGTACCGGTAGCATTGGGGGCTATCTGGGCAACGCCGCTAAAGCAATGGGGATAAAAACTATCGGTATTAACCGCACAGGTATCCCTACTCCAGGCGGCGAGTTTCATCAGACCTTTCATATCAATGAACTAAGTAAGGCATTTGAGCAAGCCGACATCGTTGTGAATACTCTACCAAGTACACCTGAGACGCGACAGTTACTTAATCGTCAAACGCTCAGCCAACTAAATCAGGCGTTATTGTTTAACGTAGGTCGTGGCGACGTACTGGATGAGGCAGGGTTGCTCTTCGCTCTGAAAAACCGTTGGGTAGAACACGCCTTCTTAGATGTGTTTGAGCAAGAACCGTTGTCGGTAGAGCATCCATTTTGGAAACTACCGCAAGTCACCATCACTCCACACATTGCTGCGCTGAGTTTTCCCGAGCAAGTCATCGAGATTTTTGCTGACAACTATCTACGCTGGCGCGATGGGTTTTCATTAAATTATCAAGTGGATTTCGAAAAGGGTTACTAA
- a CDS encoding uracil-DNA glycosylase family protein encodes MSLDELLQQVRACQICADNLPLGANPVVQAAKGARILIIGQAPGTRVHKTSIPWNDPSGDRLRQWLDIDKDVFYDPNKIAIVPMGFCYPGKGNSGDLPPRKECAPTWHKKILEQLPNIELTLLIGQYSQQYYLTNKPKTLTQTVQQWQDWEPDFIPLPHPSPRNTLWLKKNPWFESDVVPYLKKRVHSML; translated from the coding sequence ATGTCGTTAGACGAGCTATTGCAGCAAGTGAGGGCCTGCCAGATCTGCGCGGATAACTTACCTTTGGGTGCAAACCCTGTCGTGCAAGCAGCAAAAGGGGCACGCATCCTAATCATCGGTCAGGCCCCTGGCACACGTGTACACAAAACCTCGATACCTTGGAATGACCCAAGTGGTGATCGATTACGCCAATGGCTCGATATCGACAAAGACGTTTTCTACGACCCAAATAAAATTGCCATTGTCCCAATGGGATTCTGTTATCCAGGCAAAGGGAACTCTGGTGATTTACCGCCTCGTAAAGAATGTGCGCCCACTTGGCATAAAAAGATTCTTGAGCAACTGCCCAATATAGAGCTCACTCTACTAATTGGTCAGTACTCGCAGCAGTACTATCTCACCAACAAACCAAAGACGCTCACACAAACCGTTCAGCAATGGCAAGATTGGGAACCAGACTTTATCCCTCTCCCTCACCCATCTCCACGCAATACATTGTGGTTAAAGAAGAACCCTTGGTTTGAATCTGACGTCGTGCCATACCTTAAAAAACGCGTTCACTCGATGCTTTAG
- the hemE gene encoding uroporphyrinogen decarboxylase → MTELKNDRYLRALLKEPVDYTPVWMMRQAGRYLPEYKATRAEAGDFMSLCRNAELASEVTLQPLRRFPLDAAILFSDILTIPDAMGLGLRFAAGEGPVFDNPITCKADVEKIGLPDPEGELQYVMNAVRQIRKDLKGEVPLIGFSGSPWTLATYMIEGGSSKAFTKIKKMMYAEPQTLHLLLDKLADSVIEYLNAQIKAGAQSVMVFDTWGGVLTPRDYNLFSLQYMHKIVDGLIRENDGRRVPVTLFTKNGGMWLEQIAATGCDAVGLDWTINIADAKARIGDKVALQGNMDPSMLYASPERIREEVAGILEGFGDAGTGHVFNLGHGIHLDVPPENAGVFVEAVHELSKPYHK, encoded by the coding sequence ATGACTGAATTAAAAAATGATCGTTATCTGCGTGCGCTTTTAAAAGAGCCGGTAGATTACACGCCAGTATGGATGATGCGCCAGGCAGGTCGTTACCTACCAGAATACAAAGCGACTCGTGCAGAAGCGGGTGATTTCATGTCTTTGTGTCGAAATGCAGAATTAGCATCCGAAGTGACACTTCAACCATTACGCCGTTTTCCTCTTGATGCCGCGATCTTATTCTCGGACATCTTAACGATTCCAGATGCAATGGGGCTTGGTTTACGTTTTGCTGCGGGTGAAGGACCTGTTTTTGATAACCCAATTACATGCAAAGCCGACGTGGAAAAAATTGGTTTGCCAGATCCTGAAGGTGAACTGCAATACGTAATGAACGCAGTACGCCAGATCCGTAAAGACCTGAAGGGTGAAGTGCCGCTGATTGGTTTTTCTGGTAGTCCTTGGACTCTTGCGACGTATATGATCGAAGGTGGTAGCTCTAAAGCGTTTACCAAGATCAAGAAGATGATGTACGCGGAACCACAAACTCTGCACCTACTTCTAGATAAGCTGGCAGACAGCGTTATCGAGTACTTAAACGCGCAAATTAAAGCGGGTGCGCAATCGGTAATGGTATTTGACACATGGGGTGGCGTACTAACGCCTCGTGATTACAATCTGTTCTCACTGCAATACATGCACAAGATTGTAGATGGTCTGATTCGTGAAAACGACGGTCGTCGCGTGCCAGTCACACTGTTTACTAAGAATGGCGGCATGTGGCTTGAGCAAATCGCAGCAACGGGCTGTGATGCGGTTGGTCTAGACTGGACAATCAACATTGCAGACGCGAAAGCACGTATCGGTGATAAAGTGGCTCTGCAAGGTAACATGGACCCATCAATGCTTTACGCTTCACCAGAGCGTATCCGTGAAGAAGTCGCGGGTATTCTAGAAGGTTTTGGTGATGCAGGTACTGGTCATGTGTTCAACCTAGGTCACGGTATCCATTTGGATGTGCCGCCAGAAAACGCGGGCGTATTTGTGGAAGCGGTACACGAGCTATCTAAGCCATACCACAAGTAA